One part of the Vicia villosa cultivar HV-30 ecotype Madison, WI linkage group LG6, Vvil1.0, whole genome shotgun sequence genome encodes these proteins:
- the LOC131611794 gene encoding laccase-17-like, whose product MGVPLFSSLKIQVIFLSLINFCLLEVALASTTRHYQFDIRYQNVTRLCHKKSLVTVNGEFPGPRIDAREGDRLVITVVNHVQNNITIHWHGIRQLQSGWADGPAYVTQCPIQTGQSYVYNYTIKGQRGTLFWHAHISWLRSSLYGPLIILPKENVEYPFAKPYKEVPIIFGEWFNGDSEAIIEEALQTGGGPNVSDAYTINGLPGPLYNCSDKDTFKLKVKPGKTYLLRFINAALNNQLFFSIANHTLTVVEADAVYVKPFETDTILIAPGQTTNVLLKTKPYYPNASFFMLARPYATGIATFDNSTVAGIIEYETPFTTYSSNSSLIKPPLFQPNLPQLSDTSFATKFSNKLHSLANAQFPANVPQKVDKHFFFTVGQGTKPCNKNQTCQGPNGTMFAASVNNISFTMPTTALLQAHYLGQLNGTYTPDFPSTPLNPFNYTGTPPDNILVGSGKKVVVLPFNTSVELVLQDTSIISVESHPLHLHGYNFFVVGQGFGNYDSNKDPQNFNLVDPVERNTVGVPSGGWVAIRFLADNPGAWFMHCHFEIHTSWGLKMAWIVLDGKLPNQKVLPPPADLPKC is encoded by the exons ATGGGTGTTCCCCTTTTTTCATCACTTAAAATCCAAGTGATATTTTTGTCATTGATTAATTTCTGCTTACTTGAGGTTGCACTTGCTAGCACAACCAGACACTATCAATTTGAT ATAAGGTATCAAAATGTGACAAGATTGTGTCACAAAAAGAGCTTGGTGACTGTGAATGGTGAATTTCCGGGGCCTCGCATTGACGCTAGAGAAGGCGATCGTCTTGTCATCACAGTTGTTAACCATGTACAAAACAACATCACAATTCACTG GCATGGAATTAGGCAGCTTCAATCAGGATGGGCAGATGGACCAGCATATGTGACACAATGTCCAATCCAAACAGGTCAAAGCTATGTTTACAATTACACAATCAAAGGCCAAAGAGGAACACTCTTTTGGCATGCTCATATATCTTGGTTAAGATCATCACTCTATGGTCCTCTCATCATTCTTCCTAAGGAAAATGTTGAGTATCCTTTTGCAAAACCATACAAAGAAGTTCCTATTATATTTG GAGAATGGTTTAATGGAGATTCTGAAGCAATCATTGAAGAAGCTCTTCAAACTGGCGGAGGACCCAATGTTTCTGATGCATACACAATTAATGGACTTCCAGGACCACTTTATAATTGCTCTGATAAAG ATACATTCAAGCTGAAGGTGAAACCTGGAAAAACTTACCTTCTACGTTTCATCAACGCGGCACTGAATAATCAACTATTCTTCAGCATTGCAAATCACACTCTCACAGTTGTTGAAGCCGATGCAGTTTATGTAAAACCATTCGAAACCGACACAATCCTTATTGCACCTGGCCAAACCACAAATGTTCTTCTCAAAACAAAGCCATATTATCCAAATGCGTCATTCTTTATGTTAGCTAGACCATATGCCACAGGCATAGCAACTTTTGACAACTCAACAGTTGCTGGAATAATAGAATATGAAACCCCATTTACCACTTATAGCTCGAATTCTTCGCTAATCAAACCTCCATTATTTCAACCTAATCTTCCACAACTTAGTGACACTTCGTTCGCGACAAAATTCTCCAACAAACTTCATAGCTTAGCTAATGCTCAATTTCCAGCTAATGTTCCACAGAAAGTTGATAAGCACTTTTTCTTCACAGTAGGCCAAGGTACTAAACCTTGTAACAAAAACCAAACATGTCAAGGTCCCAATGGAACAATGTTTGCAGCATCAGTGAACAATATTTCTTTCACAATGCCAACCACTGCATTACTTCAAGCTCACTACTTAGGACAATTAAATGGTACTTACACTCCTGATTTCCCAAGTACACCTTTGAATCCATTTAATTATACGGGCACGCCGCCGGATAACATTTTGGTGGGGAGTGGAAAAAAGGTAGTGGTTCTTCCTTTTAACACAAGTGTGGAGCTTGTGTTGCAGGATACTAGTATCATTAGTGTTGAAAGTCACCCTCTTCATTTGCATGGATATAACTTCTTTGTTGTTGGACAAGGATTCGGTAACTATGATTCGAATAAGGATCCGCAAAATTTTAATCTTGTTGATCCTGTTGAAAGGAATACAGTTGGTGTTCCATCTGGCGGTTGGGTTGCTATCAGATTCCTAGCAGATAATCCAG GGGCATGGTTTATGCATTGTCACTTTGAAATCCACACAAGTTGGGGTCTTAAGATGGCATGGATTGTTTTGGATGGAAAGCTCCCAAATCAGAAGGTGCTTCCACCACCGGCTGATCTTCCCAAGTGTTAA